The following proteins come from a genomic window of Musa acuminata AAA Group cultivar baxijiao chromosome BXJ1-7, Cavendish_Baxijiao_AAA, whole genome shotgun sequence:
- the LOC135678397 gene encoding uncharacterized protein LOC135678397 produces MGIPISVLGKLGLPGVDSLSTDQVYTKYFGDQNIKTYKDFHKAFLSLCNDFNAIMPGKHYKIKANQKEIEDFFENKWLTAKETEESGQQKTRKDLLVEFMKENVEEYKASSSSAMIWVGATIPGAAVLLKKSGEKVPQVKKFRIDLVPNFVFVPTCTLLSLIAVRMINVTKATRTTS; encoded by the exons ATGGGCATTCCCATCAGCGTTCTTGGGAAGCTCG GCCTGCCAGGGGTGGATTCCTTATCTACGGATCAGGTGTATACCAAATACTTCGGCGACCAAAATATCAAGACCTACAAGGACTTTCACAAGGCTTTCCTTTCGCTTTGCAA cgattttaatgcaatcatgccTGGTAAACATTATAAGATCAAAGCAAACCAGAAGGAAATAGAG GATTTCTTCGAGAACAAGTGGTTGACAGCTAAGGAGACAGAGGAGTCGGGGCAGCAGAAGACGAGGAAGGATTTGCTTGTGGAGTTCATGAAGGAGAACGTGGAGGAGTACAAGGCAAGCTCCTCCTCTGCGATGATATGGGTTGGAGCAACCATCCCTGGGGCCGCCGTCCTGCTCAAGAAGTCAGGGGAGAAGGTGCCGCAGGTGAAGAAGTTCCGGATCGACCTCGTCCCCAACTTCGTCTTCGTGCCCACCTGCACACTGCTCTCGCTCATCGCCGTCAGAATGATCAACGTCACCAAGGCCACCCGGACTACCTCTTAG
- the LOC135678396 gene encoding armadillo repeat-containing protein LFR-like isoform X1, which translates to MQKREAGKSPGSSTTPAKRGRPFGSTAAAAAAAAAAAAAAAAASSASFAAAGDANSPASLLGPSLHVPNSFADQNNKRIVLALQSGLKSELTWALNTLTLLSFKEKDDLRRDSTALAKIPGLLDALLQVVDDWRDIAFPRDYTKLARVRTLGVNSVVTGFGNEFEATSSLDTTSHPGHKSSSNMEASSGKRHRSMDWWFEDDGLFNVDEEGRAEKQQCAVAASNIIRNFSFMPDNETIMAQHRHCLETMFQCIEDQNTEDEELVTNALETVVNLALLLDLRIFSSSKPSFIAMTEKRAVQAIMGMLGSSVKAWHCAAAELLGRLIINPDNEPFLLPSAPEMYKRLVDLLSLPTVDAQAAAVGALYNLAEVNSDCKVRLASERWAIDRLFKVVKTPHPVPDVCRKAAMILESLVSEPQNRHLLLAHESSFAEILMSDGRHSDTFARILYELTSRPNSKVSTARGVWGM; encoded by the exons ATGCAGAAGAGGGAAGCCGGCAAGTCGCCCGGCTCCTCCACCACGCCCGCCAAGCGCGGACGCCCGTTCGGAAGCACGgcggccgctgctgccgccgccgccgctgctgctgctgccgccgctgccgccagCTCCGCTTCCTTCGCTGCCGCAGGCGATGCCAATTCTCCGGCGTCACTCCTTGGTCCTTCTCTCCACGTCCCGAACTCCTTCGCCG atcaaaacaataaaagaatTGTCTTGGCGTTGCAAAGTGGCTTGAAGAGTGAGCTGACATGGGCATTGAACACACTTACCCTGCTTTCTTTTAAAGAAAAGGATGATCTACGAAGGGACTCAACAGCGCTCGCTAAGATACCTGGACTGCTGGATGCTCTCCTTCAAGTT GTTGATGATTGGCGTGACATTGCTTTTCCTCGAGACTATACAAAGCTTGCACGAGTGAGAACATTGGGTGTAAATTCAGTGGTTACAGGTTTTGGAAACGAGTTTGAAGCGACAAGCAGTCTTGATACCACTTCCCATCCTGG TCATAAAAGTTCATCTAATATGGAGGCATCTAGTGGGAAAAGACATCGGTCAATGGACTGGTGGTTTGAAGATGATGGCTTGTTTAACGTGGATGAAGAAGGTCGGGCAGAAAAGCAACAGTGTGCCGTTGCTGCTTCTAACATCATTAGGAACTTCTCTTTCATGCCTGATAATGAAACAATCATGGCACAGCACAGGCATTGCTTGGAGACTATGTTCCAATGCATAGAGGATCAGAACACAG AAGATGAGGAGCTTGTGACCAATGCACTGGAGACGGTTGTCAATTTAGCTCTGCTTTTGGACCTTCGTATATTTAGCTCGTCTAAGCCATCATTTATCGCAATGAC TGAGAAACGTGCAGTTCAAGCCATCATGGGGATGCTTGGATCTTCGGTCAAGGCTTGGCATTGTGCAGCTGCTGAATTGCTTGGACGCCTCATAATAAATCCTGATAACGAGCCGTTTCTTCTTCCTTCAGCTCCAGAG ATGTACAAGAGACTAGTCGATCTTCTTAGCCTGCCAACCGTCGATGCGCAAGCAGCTGCCGTCGGGGCACTCTACAATCTTGCAGAGGTGAATTCAGATTGCAAAGTGAGGCTCGCAAGCGAGAGATG GGCCATCGACAGACTCTTCAAAGTGGTGAAGACTCCGCATCCTGTGCCTGACGTTTGTAGAAAAGCTGCGATGATACTGGAAAGCTTAGTGTCCGAGCCGCAAAACCGGCATCTGCTTCTGGCACACGAGAGCAGCTTTGCAGAGATCCTTATGTCAGATGGGAGGCACTCCGATACCTTTGCACGAATACTGTACGAGCTTACATCAAGACCCAATAGCAAAGTTAGTACGGCTCGTGGTGTATGGGGGATGTGA
- the LOC135678396 gene encoding armadillo repeat-containing protein LFR-like isoform X2, with product MQKREAGKSPGSSTTPAKRGRPFGSTAAAAAAAAAAAAAAAAASSASFAAAGDANSPASLLGPSLHVPNSFADQNNKRIVLALQSGLKSELTWALNTLTLLSFKEKDDLRRDSTALAKIPGLLDALLQVVDDWRDIAFPRDYTKLARVRTLGVNSVVTGFGNEFEATSSLDTTSHPGHKSSSNMEASSGKRHRSMDWWFEDDGLFNVDEEGRAEKQQCAVAASNIIRNFSFMPDNETIMAQHRHCLETMFQCIEDQNTDEELVTNALETVVNLALLLDLRIFSSSKPSFIAMTEKRAVQAIMGMLGSSVKAWHCAAAELLGRLIINPDNEPFLLPSAPEMYKRLVDLLSLPTVDAQAAAVGALYNLAEVNSDCKVRLASERWAIDRLFKVVKTPHPVPDVCRKAAMILESLVSEPQNRHLLLAHESSFAEILMSDGRHSDTFARILYELTSRPNSKVSTARGVWGM from the exons ATGCAGAAGAGGGAAGCCGGCAAGTCGCCCGGCTCCTCCACCACGCCCGCCAAGCGCGGACGCCCGTTCGGAAGCACGgcggccgctgctgccgccgccgccgctgctgctgctgccgccgctgccgccagCTCCGCTTCCTTCGCTGCCGCAGGCGATGCCAATTCTCCGGCGTCACTCCTTGGTCCTTCTCTCCACGTCCCGAACTCCTTCGCCG atcaaaacaataaaagaatTGTCTTGGCGTTGCAAAGTGGCTTGAAGAGTGAGCTGACATGGGCATTGAACACACTTACCCTGCTTTCTTTTAAAGAAAAGGATGATCTACGAAGGGACTCAACAGCGCTCGCTAAGATACCTGGACTGCTGGATGCTCTCCTTCAAGTT GTTGATGATTGGCGTGACATTGCTTTTCCTCGAGACTATACAAAGCTTGCACGAGTGAGAACATTGGGTGTAAATTCAGTGGTTACAGGTTTTGGAAACGAGTTTGAAGCGACAAGCAGTCTTGATACCACTTCCCATCCTGG TCATAAAAGTTCATCTAATATGGAGGCATCTAGTGGGAAAAGACATCGGTCAATGGACTGGTGGTTTGAAGATGATGGCTTGTTTAACGTGGATGAAGAAGGTCGGGCAGAAAAGCAACAGTGTGCCGTTGCTGCTTCTAACATCATTAGGAACTTCTCTTTCATGCCTGATAATGAAACAATCATGGCACAGCACAGGCATTGCTTGGAGACTATGTTCCAATGCATAGAGGATCAGAACACAG ATGAGGAGCTTGTGACCAATGCACTGGAGACGGTTGTCAATTTAGCTCTGCTTTTGGACCTTCGTATATTTAGCTCGTCTAAGCCATCATTTATCGCAATGAC TGAGAAACGTGCAGTTCAAGCCATCATGGGGATGCTTGGATCTTCGGTCAAGGCTTGGCATTGTGCAGCTGCTGAATTGCTTGGACGCCTCATAATAAATCCTGATAACGAGCCGTTTCTTCTTCCTTCAGCTCCAGAG ATGTACAAGAGACTAGTCGATCTTCTTAGCCTGCCAACCGTCGATGCGCAAGCAGCTGCCGTCGGGGCACTCTACAATCTTGCAGAGGTGAATTCAGATTGCAAAGTGAGGCTCGCAAGCGAGAGATG GGCCATCGACAGACTCTTCAAAGTGGTGAAGACTCCGCATCCTGTGCCTGACGTTTGTAGAAAAGCTGCGATGATACTGGAAAGCTTAGTGTCCGAGCCGCAAAACCGGCATCTGCTTCTGGCACACGAGAGCAGCTTTGCAGAGATCCTTATGTCAGATGGGAGGCACTCCGATACCTTTGCACGAATACTGTACGAGCTTACATCAAGACCCAATAGCAAAGTTAGTACGGCTCGTGGTGTATGGGGGATGTGA
- the LOC135679870 gene encoding hexose carrier protein HEX6-like — MAASEVVGKRQAYYKGRITAFVILSCTVAATGGILFGYDLGISGGVTSMEPFLKKFFPDVDAEMHEKNSHATSNYCKFDSQLLSTFTSSLYAAGLFASLCASWVTQAFGRRTSMLLGGAFFMAGAVLGALAINVYMLILGRVLLGIGVGFTNQSVPLYLSEMAPPEHRGAINNGFFFFVGLGTLSANLINYGTQKIHSGWGWRISIGLAVLPATFLALGTLFLPETPTSLIQHTDSVHKAMATLRKIRGTDDVQAELDHLIAAGGISKAAQHPLRTIMRRKYRPQLVMAILIPFFKHMTGIAAITFYSPLIFRSMGLEESSSLLSAVITGVIDVGFILIAMTVVDRVGRRTLFIVGGVQMLATHVMVGGILATQLGNHGGVGKGSAYMVLVLVCVYVAGFGLSWGPLAWLVPTEIFPLEIRSVGQSIVVAVVLLLASVVGQTLLPMLCHLRSGVFFFFGGWTLIMTVFVILFVPETKNLPMEKMDQIWREHWFWKKVVWEEGEEEEETDTVPNDMMI, encoded by the exons ATGGCGGCGTCTGAGGTCGTCGGCAAGCGCCAAGCTTACTACAAGGGAAGAATCACGGCCTTTGTCATCCTCTCGTGCACTGTCGCGGCCACCGGCGGAATCCTCTTCGGCTACGACCTTGGCATCTCAG GTGGGGTGACTTCCATGGAGCCGTTCCTGAAGAAGTTCTTCCCGGACGTTGACGCCGAGATGCATGAGAAGAACTCTCACGCCACCAGCAACTACTGCAAGTTCGACAGCCAGCTCCTGAGCACCTTCACGTCCTCCTTGTACGCCGCTGGCCTCTTCGCTTCCCTGTGCGCGTCGTGGGTGACGCAGGCTTTCGGTCGCCGGACGTCCATGCTGCTCGGTGGCGCCTTCTTCATGGCGGGAGCTGTTCTTGGCGCCCTGGCCATCAACGTGTACATGCTCATCTTAGGCCGCGTCCTGCTCGGCATCGGCGTCGGTTTCACCAATCAG TCTGTCCCTCTATACCTATCGGAAATGGCTCCACCAGAACACCGAGGTGCAATAAACAACGGGTTTTTCTTCTTCGTCGGATTGGGAACACTTTCTGCCAACCTGATCAACTATGGAACTCAGAAGATCCATTCTGGTTGGGGATGGAGAATCTCCATTGGGTTGGCTGTACTTCCGGCCACATTCTTGGCACTCGGCACACTCTTCCTTCCTGAAACGCCAACCAGTCTGATTCAACACACCGATTCCGTCCACAAGGCGATGGCGACGCTCCGGAAGATACGAGGCACGGATGACGTGCAAGCCGAGCTAGACCACCTGATCGCCGCAGGGGGAATCTCCAAAGCAGCACAGCACCCTCTTCGCACCATCATGCGGCGCAAGTACCGACCTCAGCTTGTGATGGCCATCTTGATTCCGTTCTTCAAGCATATGACAGGGATCGCCGCCATAACCTTCTACTCTCCGCTCATCTTTCGATCCATGGGTCTCGAAGAGAGCTCCTCTCTACTGTCGGCTGTCATCACAGGGGTCATCGACGTGGGATTCATCCTCATAGCCATGACGGTGGTCGACAGAGTGGGCCGGCGCACTCTGTTCATCGTGGGAGGAGTTCAGATGTTGGCGACGCACGTGATGGTGGGAGGGATACTGGCAACGCAGCTCGGGAATCACGGAGGAGTCGGCAAAGGCTCCGCGTACATGGTCTTGGTCTTGGTGTGTGTATATGTTGCGGGTTTTGGGTTGTCTTGGGGGCCATTGGCGTGGCTAGTGCCGACCGAGATATTTCCGCTGGAGATCAGATCGGTAGGGCAAAGTATCGTGGTGGCGGTGGTGCTCCTGTTGGCCTCCGTCGTCGGCCAGACCTTGCTGCCCATGCTTTGCCATCTCAGGTCTGgcgtattcttcttctttggagGGTGGACTTTGATCATGACCGTGTTCGTCATATTATTCGTTCCGGAGACGAAGAACCTGCCTATGGAGAAAATGGATCAGATATGGAGGGAGCACTGGTTTTGGAAGAAGGTGGTgtgggaagaaggagaagaagaggaggagacggACACTGTTCCGAATGATATGATGATATAA
- the LOC103990447 gene encoding GTP-binding protein YPTM2, whose product MNPEYDYLFKLLLIGDSGVGKSCLLLRFADDSYLDSYISTIGVDFKIRTVELDGKTVKLQIWDTAGQERFRTITSSYYRGAHGIIVVYDVTDQESFNNVKQWLNEIDRYASENVKKLLVGNKCDLTANKVVSYETAKAFADEIGIPFLETSAKNATNVEQAFMAMTAAIKNKMASQPGMNGARPPTVQIRGQPVNQKTTCCSS is encoded by the exons ATGAATCCCGAGTA TGACTACTTGTTCAAACTTCTGCTTATTGGTGACTCTGGTGTTGGCAAATCATGTCTCCTTTTAAGATTTGCG GATGATTCATATCTGGACAGTTACATCAGCACCATCGGAGTAGATTTT AAAATACGCACTGTGGAGCTGGATGGGAAGACCGTTAAGCTTCAGATT TGGGACACTGCTGGTCAAGAACGCTTCAGAACAATTACTAGCAGCTATTATCGAGGAGCTCATGGAATTATT GTTGTTTATGATGTGACAGACCAGGAGAGCTTCAACAATGTCAAGcagtggttgaatgaaattgatcGTTATGCAAGTGAAAATGTCAAAAAGCTTCTAGTTGGAAACAAGTGTGATCTTACTGCAAACAAAGTTGTGTCATATGAGACAGCCAAG GCATTTGCTGATGAAATTGGTATCCCATTCTTGGAGACTAGCGCTAAAAATGCGACTAATGTGGAGCAGGCGTTCATGGCTATGACTGCTGCTATCAAGAACAA GATGGCAAGTCAGCCCGGCATGAACGGCGCGAGGCCTCCTACTGTGCAAATCCGTGGACAACCTGTCAACCAGAAGACTACATGCTGCTCTTCGTAG